The Raphanus sativus cultivar WK10039 chromosome 2, ASM80110v3, whole genome shotgun sequence DNA segment TGCCTTAAGTCTCTTGTGTATTCATCAAGCTAagatctttctcttcttcaaaaTGTTAATGAAATCTTTACTACTGAACACAGATTCTGATAGGAGCCAAGAGTAGGGAAGATTTGAGAGTGGGCAAAGACTTTGTAGGTAGTAGTAGATACAGAGTCAAAGAATCTATCCAGGGTCTTGGTGTAGCTGTCAGCATTCATGACGTTAAGGCTTCTTCTCTTGGTCCAACCCAAAGCATTAGAACTCGGCTAAGGTCTTACGGCAAATCTGTTCCCCACCAAGACTCGCCTAAGAAACTTGGCAGCATATTAAAAGACAAGAAGCATGGTCTtgcagaagagagagagatcagcTGTGTTGGAGCTGAGGAGAATAATACTAATAATAAAGTTCATGCTGCATCGATTCTTAGACTCAGCCGGTCCAGACCTCAACCGGTTTTAGAGAgacatgatgatgatgttgttgatggGTCTGATTTTGCTTCTGTTTGTGGTGTCTTAAAAGAAGATGGTACTACTTGCTCAACAGCCCCGGTCACAGGAAGAAAAGGTTGCACTGAGCATAAAGGGCAGAGAATCTcatgtcttcctcctcctcctgctaAAAAACTACCGTGTGAAGAAGAGACCGAGGAGATATGCGGAGTGATTTTACCTGAGATGATACGTTGCAGAAGCAAACCTGTTTCAAGGAGAAAAAGATGCGAGGATCACAAGGGAATGCGAGTCAACGCCTTCTTCTTTCTGCTCAACCCAACAGAACGCGATAAAATCCTCAAAGAGGATAACAAGTCCAAACCCGAGACACGCACAAGCTCAACGAACCAAGAGGAACCAGGTCAAGGTCTTTTGTGTGAAGCTACAACGAAGAGTGGTCTGCCTTGTACAAGAAGTGCTCCTAATGGAAGCAGAAGATGTTGGCAGCACAAAGAGAACAAATCATCTGAAAATGTTCAGACTTCAGCAACCGTAACTCAAGTAGTCTGCGGTGTAAAGCTGTACGATGGATCGGTATGCGAGAAACCTCCAGTGAAAGGGCGGAAGAGATGCCTAGAGCACAAGGGGATGAGAATCACATC contains these protein-coding regions:
- the LOC108820687 gene encoding protein EFFECTOR OF TRANSCRIPTION, which gives rise to MYKRDDYLRNNPDGVFSKWQGFARSMRLLPKPISETAELRRSTVADYSLISRDLAPKILIGAKSREDLRVGKDFVGSSRYRVKESIQGLGVAVSIHDVKASSLGPTQSIRTRLRSYGKSVPHQDSPKKLGSILKDKKHGLAEEREISCVGAEENNTNNKVHAASILRLSRSRPQPVLERHDDDVVDGSDFASVCGVLKEDGTTCSTAPVTGRKGCTEHKGQRISCLPPPPAKKLPCEEETEEICGVILPEMIRCRSKPVSRRKRCEDHKGMRVNAFFFLLNPTERDKILKEDNKSKPETRTSSTNQEEPGQGLLCEATTKSGLPCTRSAPNGSRRCWQHKENKSSENVQTSATVTQVVCGVKLYDGSVCEKPPVKGRKRCLEHKGMRITS